In Cydia fagiglandana chromosome 9, ilCydFagi1.1, whole genome shotgun sequence, a single window of DNA contains:
- the LOC134667743 gene encoding uncharacterized protein LOC134667743 encodes MKVSIIVTAVVVIATQSTYIISAPYKPRIQIYEIHENPTWKDNSNPNHKTRIVPSTLIPGMTLDNIDRPKILIFPIQKNLKHIPDVFKEVIRKIIKDKNEVYDTNNSNEVRKMLWNRYEGDTSESDGDDDSGSYSTEKYYSDNNDDDDDVGDSDDDVGDSDGNASEDSDKDFLDETRLRSRLRKGRKASYGTDE; translated from the exons ATGAAGGTTTCAATTATTGTTACCGCTG TGGTTGTCATCGCTACACAATCTACATATATAATATCTGCACCCTATAAACCAAGAATACAAATATATGAAATCCACGAAAATCCCACATGGAAGGATAATTCAAATCCAAACCACAAGACTAGAATAGTTCCATCTACGCTTATACCAGGAATGACTTTGGACAACATTGATAGACCAAAGATTTTAATCTTtccaatacaaaaaaatcttaagcaTATACCTGATGTCTTCAAGGAAGTTATTAGAAAAATCATTAAAGATAAAAATGAGGTATATGATACAAATAACAGTAATGAAGTTAGGAAGATGCTTTGGAATAGGTATGAAGGTGATACCAGTGAAAGTGACGGTGATGATGATTCTGGAAGCTATAGTACAGAGAAATACTATAGTGATAAcaatgacgatgatgatgatgttggtGATAGCGATGATGATGTTGGTGATAGTGACGGTAATGCTAGTGAAGATTCAGACAAAGATTTTCTAGATGAAACTCGTTTGAGGTCAAGACTGAGAAAAGGAAGAAAAGCTTCGTATGGTACGGACGAGTAA